In uncultured Bacteroides sp., the following proteins share a genomic window:
- a CDS encoding HD domain-containing protein produces the protein MQPLELIYKYYPLENELRNILFVHSVSVARKSLDIARNHPELKLDKTFLSEAAMLHDIGIFLTYAPKIFCFGTHPYICHGYLGSELLKKEGLPQHALVCERHTGAGLSLDQIESRNLPVPYRNMLPLSLEEQVICFADKFFSKSHLNEEKNVANARKSLLKFGEEGLVRFDHWCELFL, from the coding sequence ATGCAACCTCTTGAATTAATTTATAAATATTATCCATTAGAAAATGAATTGAGAAACATTTTGTTTGTACATAGTGTTTCTGTTGCTCGAAAATCGCTTGACATTGCACGCAATCATCCTGAGTTGAAGTTAGATAAGACATTTTTGTCTGAAGCAGCTATGCTTCACGATATAGGTATTTTCTTGACATATGCTCCGAAGATTTTCTGTTTTGGTACGCATCCTTATATTTGTCATGGTTATCTCGGATCTGAATTGTTGAAGAAAGAAGGATTACCTCAACACGCTTTGGTCTGTGAACGTCATACAGGTGCAGGACTTTCTTTGGATCAGATAGAATCTAGAAACCTCCCTGTACCGTATCGTAATATGCTTCCTCTGAGTTTGGAAGAACAAGTGATTTGTTTTGCAGATAAGTTTTTTTCAAAGTCCCATCTAAATGAAGAAAAAAACGTTGCAAATGCACGAAAAAGTCTTTTAAAATTTGGTGAAGAAGGTCTTGTTCGTTTTGATCATTGGTGCGAATTGTTTCTATAG